One Rhizobiales bacterium GAS188 DNA window includes the following coding sequences:
- a CDS encoding Ubiquinone/menaquinone biosynthesis C-methylase UbiE gives MQADGLYNDPDLVQFYDIENEWGDDFEYCKNLAAGCSSTLDLGCGTGMFAASMAQDTRREVVGVDAAGPMLDIAARRPGGERVSWVQDDARKVQLNRRFDLIVLTGHAFQVFLWAQDQSAVLRTIARHLTTEGRFIFDSRNPLVEAWKTWTPHASERLIKHPIFGEVLAWNDASQDPQTGIVTYGTYYRIGTNGRIYSSRSKLAFPSRENLSSMMHDAGLVVERWLGNWAGLPFSPTDREIIPIGRLR, from the coding sequence GTGCAAGCCGATGGTCTCTACAACGATCCCGACCTCGTCCAATTCTATGACATCGAGAACGAGTGGGGCGACGATTTCGAATATTGCAAGAACCTCGCTGCCGGCTGCTCATCCACGCTCGATCTCGGATGTGGCACGGGCATGTTCGCCGCGAGTATGGCGCAGGATACGCGACGCGAGGTCGTCGGCGTCGATGCCGCGGGGCCGATGCTCGATATCGCGGCCCGCAGGCCAGGCGGCGAGCGGGTCAGCTGGGTGCAAGACGACGCCCGAAAGGTGCAGCTGAACCGGCGCTTCGACCTGATCGTGCTGACCGGGCATGCCTTTCAGGTATTCCTCTGGGCGCAAGACCAATCCGCGGTCCTTCGGACGATCGCGCGCCATCTGACAACCGAGGGACGCTTTATTTTCGACTCGCGGAATCCGCTGGTCGAGGCTTGGAAGACATGGACTCCCCATGCATCGGAGCGACTGATCAAGCACCCGATCTTTGGCGAGGTTCTCGCTTGGAACGATGCCAGCCAAGATCCCCAGACGGGGATCGTGACTTATGGGACCTACTACAGGATTGGCACGAATGGCCGCATATATTCCTCCCGTTCAAAGCTCGCCTTTCCTTCAAGAGAGAACCTCTCGAGCATGATGCATGACGCCGGGTTGGTCGTCGAAAGATGGCTCGGCAATTGGGCGGGTCTGCCTTTCAGCCCCACGGACCGGGAGATCATCCCCATCGGGCGGCTTCGCTAG
- a CDS encoding Microcystin degradation protein MlrC, contains DUF1485 domain: MSFTVLTAEFAHESNTFSRRPTDYACFEERGLHQGDTAIAERGDANTPIAGFNDVAKHHGWLLVHAISASAFPSGPVTRDAYERIAGVIVETARRHKGEIRGILLGLHGAMVTDFCQDGEGELLERLRAVVGPDIPIGITLDPHANVTRKMAELANIIVSYKTYPHVDMRICARQAAETLQKAMTGEARPVTLRAARPMLEEINGGRTDIGPMVERIARARAYEQEPDVFAVSVNGGFGNADIEEVGPTVLVTAQGDLARHRAFAEALVDDMWERRFENVNNYVSVEEAARLANAYTKSGGPLVIADYADNPGGGGYGDSTELLRAMIAADVKDACFGPMVDPEAALELHRHKVGETVTIRLGGKTDPYVGGAPLAVAGQLRLLSDGAYIGDGPMVGGLKGSWGTTAVLGVGDIDILVVSAPSQMLDLQQFRAFGIDPVAKSVVALKSMQHFRAAFEPIAGQVIVCDSGALCTPDLTKLPYARVRRPIFPLDRDLELPR; the protein is encoded by the coding sequence ATGTCGTTCACGGTTTTGACCGCGGAATTCGCGCATGAGAGCAATACGTTCAGCCGTCGCCCGACCGACTACGCCTGTTTCGAGGAGCGCGGCCTGCATCAGGGCGACACGGCCATCGCCGAGCGGGGCGATGCCAACACGCCGATCGCCGGTTTCAACGATGTCGCGAAGCATCATGGCTGGCTGCTGGTCCACGCGATCAGCGCGTCGGCCTTCCCGTCAGGGCCGGTGACGCGCGATGCCTATGAGCGTATCGCCGGCGTGATCGTCGAGACGGCGCGCCGGCATAAGGGCGAGATCCGGGGCATCCTGCTTGGGTTGCACGGCGCGATGGTCACCGATTTCTGCCAGGACGGGGAGGGCGAGTTGCTGGAGCGCCTGCGCGCCGTCGTCGGGCCGGATATCCCAATCGGCATCACGCTCGATCCGCATGCCAATGTGACGCGCAAGATGGCGGAGCTCGCCAATATCATCGTGTCCTACAAGACCTATCCGCATGTCGACATGCGGATCTGCGCGCGGCAGGCGGCGGAAACCCTGCAGAAGGCGATGACGGGCGAAGCGCGGCCGGTGACGCTGCGCGCCGCGCGGCCGATGCTCGAGGAAATCAACGGCGGGCGCACCGATATCGGCCCGATGGTGGAGCGCATCGCCCGCGCCCGGGCCTATGAGCAGGAGCCGGACGTCTTTGCCGTCAGCGTCAATGGCGGCTTCGGCAATGCCGATATCGAGGAAGTCGGGCCGACGGTGCTCGTCACCGCGCAGGGCGATCTCGCGCGGCACCGCGCCTTCGCCGAGGCGCTGGTCGACGACATGTGGGAACGGCGCTTCGAGAACGTCAACAACTATGTGTCGGTGGAGGAAGCGGCCCGCCTCGCCAACGCCTACACGAAATCCGGTGGGCCGCTGGTCATCGCCGATTATGCCGACAACCCGGGCGGTGGCGGCTACGGCGATTCCACCGAGCTGCTCCGCGCGATGATCGCGGCGGACGTCAAGGACGCTTGCTTCGGGCCGATGGTCGATCCGGAAGCTGCGCTGGAACTTCATCGACACAAGGTTGGTGAGACAGTGACGATCCGGCTTGGCGGCAAGACGGACCCGTATGTCGGTGGCGCACCATTGGCGGTCGCGGGGCAGCTCAGGCTGTTGAGCGATGGCGCCTATATCGGGGATGGGCCGATGGTCGGCGGCCTCAAGGGAAGCTGGGGCACGACGGCGGTGCTGGGCGTCGGCGACATCGACATCCTTGTCGTCTCGGCTCCGTCGCAAATGCTCGACCTGCAGCAGTTCCGCGCATTCGGCATCGACCCGGTGGCGAAATCCGTCGTCGCGCTGAAATCGATGCAGCATTTTCGTGCGGCCTTCGAGCCGATCGCGGGGCAGGTGATTGTCTGCGACAGCGGCGCGCTCTGCACACCGGATCTCACCAAACTGCCTTATGCCAGGGTCCGGCGCCCGATCTTTCCGCTCGATCGCGATCTGGAACTGCCACGATGA
- a CDS encoding peptide/nickel transport system ATP-binding protein/peptide/nickel transport system permease protein: protein MALLTVDDLSISIAALQPLDRLSFSLDKGEILGVVGESGSGKSLTALSVMGLLPLIGGWITGGSMRFAGLDLVGLPEAQYRRLRGRRMALITQNPMTSLDPIRRIGSQIDQVSRLHLGLRNDEARARGIELMQQLRIPEAATVYRQYPHQLSGGMKQRIVIAMALAADPELIIADEPTTALDVTIQAQIIQILVELVRLRNVALMLITHDMGVVAQACDRVVVLYAGRIAESNRVARIFAQPRHPYTRALINCIAKEGALPGSLKGIRGAVPSVALYPSGCRFHPRCDRAEVICGGEAPLRRRHGEASVACHFGEVGADG from the coding sequence ATGGCGCTGCTCACGGTCGACGACCTCTCCATCTCCATCGCGGCGCTGCAACCGCTCGATCGCCTGTCCTTCTCGCTCGACAAGGGCGAGATCCTTGGCGTCGTCGGAGAATCCGGTTCCGGCAAATCGCTGACGGCACTGTCCGTCATGGGGCTGCTGCCGCTGATCGGCGGCTGGATCACCGGCGGCTCGATGCGCTTTGCCGGGCTCGATCTCGTCGGCCTGCCCGAAGCCCAGTACCGGCGCCTGCGCGGCAGGCGTATGGCGCTGATCACGCAGAACCCGATGACGTCGCTCGATCCGATCCGGCGCATCGGTAGCCAGATCGACCAGGTGTCGCGGCTGCATCTCGGCCTCAGGAACGATGAGGCGCGGGCGCGCGGCATCGAGCTGATGCAGCAATTGCGCATCCCTGAAGCTGCGACCGTCTACCGCCAATATCCGCACCAGCTTTCGGGCGGCATGAAGCAGCGCATCGTCATTGCCATGGCGCTCGCGGCCGATCCCGAACTGATCATCGCGGACGAGCCGACGACCGCGCTCGACGTGACGATCCAGGCGCAGATCATTCAGATCCTGGTCGAGCTGGTGCGGCTGCGCAATGTCGCCCTGATGCTGATCACGCACGATATGGGCGTGGTGGCGCAGGCCTGCGACCGCGTCGTCGTGCTCTATGCCGGCCGGATCGCCGAGAGCAACAGGGTGGCGCGCATCTTTGCGCAGCCGCGGCATCCCTATACCCGCGCGCTGATCAACTGCATCGCCAAGGAGGGCGCGCTGCCGGGCAGCCTGAAGGGCATTCGCGGCGCCGTGCCGAGCGTCGCACTCTATCCATCCGGCTGCCGCTTCCACCCGCGTTGCGACCGGGCCGAGGTCATTTGCGGCGGCGAGGCGCCATTGCGGCGGCGGCACGGCGAAGCATCGGTCGCCTGCCATTTCGGCGAGGTTGGCGCCGATGGCTGA
- a CDS encoding citronellyl-CoA dehydrogenase, producing the protein MIHTEQHRELSRSVTKFVESEIDPHAQEWEREGIFPAHELFKKMGAQGFLGIHKPERFGGLALDYSYELAFCEALGAAKSSSVAMAIGVQTDMATPALCRYGSDALRDEFLAPSISGEYVACLGVSETGAGSDVANLKTSARKDGGDYVINGGKMWTTNGTQADWMCLLANTSDRPVHKNKTLICLPMKTKGVEVARKLDKLGMRASDTAQIHFDDVRVPQRYRIGEEGMGFIYQMQQFQEERLWGATATLRNMERALQMTIDHTSNRQAFGKSLLDNQVVHFRLAELQTEIELLRSLIYRAVEAHINGEDVLQLASMAKLKAGRLHREVADSCLQYFGGMGYMTDTEISRIFRDSRLTSIGGGADEVMLGIVAKGMGIFPGQRNR; encoded by the coding sequence ATGATCCATACCGAACAGCACCGCGAGCTCTCGCGCTCGGTCACCAAATTCGTCGAGAGCGAGATCGATCCTCATGCGCAGGAATGGGAGAGAGAAGGGATTTTCCCGGCCCATGAGCTCTTCAAGAAAATGGGCGCGCAAGGCTTCCTCGGCATTCACAAGCCCGAGCGGTTCGGCGGCCTCGCGCTCGACTACTCCTACGAGCTCGCCTTCTGCGAGGCGCTCGGCGCGGCGAAGTCGAGCTCGGTCGCCATGGCGATCGGCGTCCAGACCGACATGGCGACGCCCGCGCTCTGCCGCTACGGGTCCGACGCGCTTCGCGACGAGTTCCTGGCGCCGAGCATTTCCGGCGAATACGTGGCCTGCCTAGGCGTCTCGGAAACAGGCGCCGGCTCCGATGTCGCGAACCTGAAGACGAGCGCCCGCAAGGACGGGGGCGACTATGTCATCAATGGTGGCAAGATGTGGACGACGAACGGCACCCAGGCCGACTGGATGTGTCTTCTCGCCAACACCAGCGACCGGCCGGTCCATAAGAACAAGACGCTGATCTGCCTGCCGATGAAGACCAAGGGCGTTGAGGTCGCGCGCAAGCTCGACAAGCTCGGGATGCGCGCCTCGGACACCGCGCAGATCCATTTCGACGATGTACGCGTGCCGCAGCGCTACCGCATCGGCGAGGAAGGGATGGGCTTCATCTACCAGATGCAGCAATTCCAGGAAGAACGCCTCTGGGGCGCGACCGCGACCCTCCGCAACATGGAGCGGGCCTTGCAAATGACAATCGACCACACTTCGAACCGACAGGCCTTCGGCAAGAGCCTCCTCGACAATCAGGTCGTGCATTTCAGGCTTGCCGAGCTGCAGACCGAGATCGAGCTGTTGCGATCACTGATCTACCGTGCGGTCGAGGCGCATATCAATGGCGAGGATGTCCTCCAGCTCGCCTCCATGGCCAAGCTCAAGGCCGGCCGCCTGCATCGCGAGGTCGCCGATTCCTGCCTGCAGTATTTTGGAGGCATGGGCTACATGACTGACACGGAAATCTCGCGCATCTTTCGCGACTCCCGCCTCACCTCGATAGGTGGGGGAGCGGACGAGGTCATGCTCGGCATCGTGGCCAAGGGAATGGGCATTTTTCCCGGGCAGCGGAACAGGTAA
- a CDS encoding peptide/nickel transport system permease protein: MFGSPLPGKILRSFRGALSVGFLLVVILCALLAPWIAPYGFDAQNLSLANHEPSAAFWLGTDEFGRDLLSRIIYGARTSLTVGVVSIGVSVAVGMVLGAAAGYFGGPFDRAVTVIVDLTWAFPEILLALMLIAILGPGLHSTAIAISIAYLAQFTRLTRAQIMALKGETYVEATISLGAGHAHVLMRHLLPNALTPVIVAGMLATGDAIILEATLGFFGLGAQPPTPSWGAMMSSGTAQIFIAPWIIIFPGVAIAATVIAINLFGDSLIDALDIRQRLRDV; encoded by the coding sequence ATGTTCGGCAGCCCCTTGCCCGGCAAGATCCTGCGCAGCTTTCGCGGGGCGCTCTCCGTAGGGTTCCTGCTCGTGGTCATCCTCTGCGCGCTGCTGGCGCCCTGGATCGCACCTTATGGCTTCGATGCGCAGAACCTCTCGCTCGCCAATCATGAGCCGTCCGCCGCCTTCTGGCTCGGGACCGACGAGTTCGGCCGCGACCTGCTTTCGCGCATCATCTACGGCGCTCGCACCTCGCTCACCGTCGGCGTCGTCTCGATCGGCGTTTCGGTGGCGGTCGGCATGGTGCTCGGCGCCGCCGCAGGGTATTTCGGCGGCCCGTTCGACCGGGCCGTAACGGTGATCGTCGACCTCACCTGGGCATTTCCCGAAATCCTGCTCGCGCTGATGTTGATCGCCATTCTCGGACCTGGCCTGCACAGCACGGCGATCGCCATCAGCATCGCTTATCTCGCGCAATTCACCCGGTTGACCCGCGCCCAGATCATGGCGCTGAAGGGCGAGACCTATGTCGAGGCGACGATCAGTCTCGGCGCCGGCCATGCGCATGTGCTCATGCGCCACCTGCTGCCGAATGCGCTGACGCCGGTCATCGTCGCGGGCATGCTGGCGACCGGCGATGCGATCATCCTCGAGGCGACGCTCGGCTTCTTCGGGCTCGGCGCGCAGCCGCCGACGCCGAGCTGGGGTGCGATGATGAGCTCCGGTACGGCGCAGATCTTCATCGCGCCCTGGATCATCATCTTTCCCGGCGTCGCCATCGCCGCGACCGTGATCGCCATCAATCTCTTCGGCGATTCCCTGATCGATGCGCTCGATATCCGCCAACGTCTGCGGGACGTCTGA
- a CDS encoding oligopeptide/dipeptide ABC transporter, ATP-binding protein, C-terminal domain-containing protein — translation MAERAGEALVSIRNLTREFVASGGLFGKSRVMRAVNDVSLDVERGRVTGVVGESGCGKSTLARLVLRLVEATSGSVAFDGVDLAGLNQAALRRLRQRMQMVFQDPYSSLDPRYTIGAALLEPFQLQETRLSGKAAAARIEELLAMVGLGSAVAKSYPHQLSGGQKQRVGIARALALRPDFLVLDEPTASLDVSIQAQIVELLERFRTDFGLTYLFISHDLGLVRYFCDRIVVMYLGRIVEILPHPQARPRHHYTKALVDSTFAPDPARRRVVTTLSGEIASAFDLPQGCAFAMRCPRASELCRSERPEPVAVEEGHPVACHHPIT, via the coding sequence ATGGCTGAGAGGGCAGGGGAGGCGCTCGTCTCCATCCGCAACCTGACGCGGGAATTCGTGGCAAGCGGCGGCTTGTTCGGCAAGAGCCGCGTGATGCGCGCGGTGAACGACGTGTCGCTCGATGTCGAACGCGGCCGCGTCACCGGGGTCGTCGGTGAATCCGGCTGCGGGAAGTCGACCCTCGCCCGGCTCGTCCTGCGGCTCGTCGAAGCAACGTCAGGCTCGGTCGCCTTCGACGGCGTCGATCTCGCGGGCCTGAACCAGGCGGCCCTGCGCCGCCTGCGCCAGCGCATGCAGATGGTATTCCAGGATCCCTATTCCTCGCTTGATCCGCGCTACACGATCGGCGCGGCGCTGCTCGAACCGTTCCAGCTCCAGGAGACCCGCCTCTCCGGCAAAGCCGCCGCGGCCAGGATCGAGGAACTGCTCGCCATGGTGGGCCTCGGTTCGGCGGTGGCCAAAAGCTATCCGCACCAGCTTTCCGGCGGCCAGAAGCAGCGGGTCGGCATCGCCCGCGCTTTGGCGCTGAGACCGGATTTCCTGGTGCTCGACGAGCCCACCGCCTCGCTGGACGTCTCGATCCAGGCGCAGATCGTCGAGTTGCTGGAGCGGTTTCGGACGGATTTCGGCCTGACCTACCTTTTCATCTCGCATGATCTCGGGCTGGTCCGCTATTTCTGCGATCGGATCGTCGTGATGTATCTCGGGCGCATCGTCGAGATATTGCCGCATCCCCAGGCGCGGCCGCGTCACCACTACACGAAGGCGCTGGTCGACAGCACTTTCGCGCCCGATCCTGCGCGCCGCCGGGTCGTGACGACGCTGAGCGGCGAAATCGCCAGCGCCTTCGATCTCCCGCAAGGCTGCGCCTTCGCGATGCGCTGCCCGCGCGCCAGCGAGCTGTGCCGCAGCGAGAGGCCGGAACCCGTGGCCGTGGAGGAGGGCCATCCGGTCGCTTGCCACCATCCCATCACCTGA